The genomic window caAGAACGCGATCACGAGTGGTAGAAAGTCCACAAGTGACGAGAACTGATTGCATATTTTGAATTATTGAAAACGTGTCCCTGTGAGAtaaaccctttcctcccttattagCCTTCTTCACTTACAAAGCATCTGTAATCAAGGAATACGCAGACAGGTGTATGCTTTTGGTATTGTTAGTATAATCGATGTTAATATGATTTTGACTTCCTTCATCCTACTGCTATCACATCTAGTTATATAACATCTGTATTACAGCAATTTGGGTGCAGTTAAAATCCTTTTCATTAACACTTCATATCAGAAAATCATCGGTGTTGTATGCATAtaggtgtctctttctctctctatatatgtatataactgatatacacatatatatgcaaaagtatttatatttatataacatacacatataatataatatatatacacatatataatgtatatgtacatatatgtacggacatatatatgtaatatatacggaTGTGAgtgagttatatacatatataatacataatgtatgtatatataatttatattatatataacatatgtagatatgcatttatatatacatatatatatacatatgtattcatgtgtatatatatatctatgtaatatttatatatatattcatatgtatacatacatattttatgtatatatgtatatgaatctaatatatattatatatatgcattatatattatgtatatattttatatatgaacatatatatatatatattagcaatattgtgtatatattatatatatatatatataatgtatataaatatatatattacgtatatatatgcatgatatatattatatatatggattatatatattatatatatgcattatatatattatatatatgcattatatatattatatatgtgcattacatatattatatttatgcattatatgttatatatactatatatatttatttattcatgcacatacatacatgcatacttatacacatttaCAGCATGCCCTATGAAAAAAAGCATTTCTAAATTCATGTAACGATTTCAACAATGATTTGAAtattaaaggagaaaggaaagacatcATGCAGGAGGAGCAATACCAGTCAGTATATATATGGCGTCACTTGATCGGAAGTCATAGACAACCAGCATGAAGCTTCTGGTAAGTAATACAGTCTCATGCTGTCACGAATTATGTTCTTGAATATTTTTCAGTATGTATTTAGAAAAAAGTATTTCTTTTCGAAGCTCTTAGCACTGGTGGCTGCCGCATCTGCTGCCCCACAGGGATACAACCTACCGACTCCCTCCGGGCCATCCTTTAACGCCGGCGGTTGTGGCGGTGGACAAGTGCGACACGTGGATGGCAGCTGCGTCACACCTCAAGTGAACAGTCGTGTGTTCTTGTATGATGTGCCACCAAATCAAGCTTCTTCCAGTCGGCCAGCGAACGTTCCAAAACCTAAACTCGAACGTAATATTGTTTTCGTCAGACTTCCTGATGGTGCTCAAGGACCAGAACCCATCGTCGTTCCTCCTCCGAGGCAACAACACGTCTTGTTTGTCCTTAACAAGCAGTCGGAACAAGGTCAGCAAGTGATCGAGGTACCAGCGCCACCACCTTCGGATCCCGAAGTGTTCTTCGTGAACTACGCAGAAGGAGAGAACCCAACTCTTCCTGGAGGAGTAGACCTCCAAACAGCGCTTGGTGCTGCCTCTCAAGGTGGCGGACAAGTTGTGGGAGGTGGTGGCAGTGGAGGCGGATTCGGAGGAGGTATTGGAGGCGGATTCGGAGGAGGTACTGGAGGCGGATCCGGAGGAGGTATTGGAGGCGGATTCGGAGGTGGAATTGGAGGCGGTATTGGCGGTGGTATCGGTggtggttttggaggcggaagtggaggtggttttggaggcggaagtggaggtggttttggaggcggaattggaggtggttttggaggcggaagtggaggtggttttggaggcggaagtggaggtggttttggaggcggaagtggaggtggtaTCGGCGGTGGAAGTCCTCCTGCACCTTCCACACTATATAGTGGACCATAAGGAGTATATGAAATATGTTACCAGCTCCGACTTATGTTTGAGCATTAactgtattttatgtttatattgtctATAATTACAATAGTATACGTGTTATATGAGGACTTcttattatccattatcatttattcatatttattttcttaaacttGAAGAACGAATACAAGAATCTTAAGCGAAGCACTTGCTATTTAACACTATAAGTTTCTGTAAAGGAAATACATGTGAGTGGTGCATTAGGTGTCACTATCAGTTACagtatttatttttactaatgatagggaaaatatttaaaatagtTTATGATTTCCTTTACACAAGTACCCTTTTCAGTAACTGTATATAATAGTCAAgccgattatcattaccattatcgattAAGTACTTTAGATTTATCATCCTTTGcctgcattatttttttccctatcaaACCATCAATCTACGTAATTTGCCCTCGTGAAGCTTATCCCCTTTTGATGTTGGCAGTTTCAAAGTTACACTTTTCCAAATACTGCAGCGCTTACAGTGGAAAAATACAGTTAAAAAACAATTACACGTAGATTGTGTGATAATTTTATTGCTTGTCACATTTTTTCTACAGTACGCATTTTTATACTAGATGAGACATTATTTCAATCAACATCTAACAATGACTCTGATTTCTTGaagatgagcaaaaaaaaaaaaaaaaaaaaaaaaaaaaaaaaaaaaaaaaaaaacacgtttcgtAAGAACATGTTTTATAAAGAAACAATCATGGTCACGAAACCAGTCGCAGAACTGAAAAATGGCCTATTCACCGTTCATATACAAGTTCAAGTTGTATTTCATGCACAATATGTAGTTATCCATCGCCCCACAAGAGGGCAAGCCCTAACTTAAAGGTTATCACAGAGGGAGCGGTATTAGATTTCCACTGCACTCTAAAATCTGTGCAATAACTCATCTACCTTTTCCAGTTAGTATGCAATAACACCCATGCACTTACAGGACTCGA from Penaeus chinensis breed Huanghai No. 1 chromosome 24, ASM1920278v2, whole genome shotgun sequence includes these protein-coding regions:
- the LOC125037933 gene encoding glycine-rich RNA-binding protein GRP2A-like, with amino-acid sequence MKLLGYNLPTPSGPSFNAGGCGGGQVRHVDGSCVTPQVNSRVFLYDVPPNQASSSRPANVPKPKLERNIVFVRLPDGAQGPEPIVVPPPRQQHVLFVLNKQSEQGQQVIEVPAPPPSDPEVFFVNYAEGENPTLPGGVDLQTALGAASQGGGQVVGGGGSGGGFGGGIGGGFGGGTGGGSGGGIGGGFGGGIGGGIGGGIGGGFGGGSGAPTYV